The Pleurocapsa minor HA4230-MV1 nucleotide sequence TGGCTAAAAGTTTTTAGCTGATATATATCTATCAGTAGTACCCATAAATTTTTTGGTTTTTTGAGGCTTGACTGTAATAAAGCTTAATACAAGCTCTAAATGTATTGAGGATGGTTCTTTTATCCAGAATCATGATTCTGCTTTTTGTTTATTTAAAGCTTTTAAATTGCATTTATTACCCCAAATGTCGGTATGGAAATTCAGCGTAATTTTCGTAATCAGTGAGCGAAAGCATTATGGGTATCAAGATCAGTAAGTTACTCCAACAAGTATCTCAACATCCCCAAGGAAGTGAACAAAGGCGAAGAGCGATGCATCGTTTATTAACTGAAATTTATCATCTACCAGGATTACTCAAATCATCGCATCCAGATTATTTAGCTGCCTTGAACCAAACTTGGGAAAAAGTTAGTCGAGACATTTGTTGTGAGTTTCAACCTAAATCAAAATCATTGGAGAAAAGTCTGGTTAATTGGATCAATGGATATCTATACTGGCGCATAAAAGATTTATATGCTGCTAATTCTGCTTTAATTAGCCTCGATGCACCGATCGCTGAAAATGATTGGCAAACAACCTTGCTCGAATTACTAGCAGAGACGGGATTCAACACGCCCAAATTAAATGGATTAGATTGCTATATTGAACAGCTACAAGAACAAGAAAATGAACGTCTTAGTCAAAAAATAGTAAATTATATTAATCAAGATCCCCAAAATCGGCTGAAAAACTGTTATCCCCGCGCATATCCACATTGTCATTGCCAGTTACTTAGCCAAAAAAGATTGTTATCAGAACCTACTAAAACTTTTGAAGATATTGCTGAAGAATTAAATATACCTTTAAAACAACTAACTAACCATTGGTATGGAAGGTGTAAGCCACTTTTGCAAAAAATCTTTCAAGATTACAAATTACGAATTACTAATTAAAGTTTAATTTAAGTAGGTATGCAAAATAATTGATCAAACCCCTACCCTAGAGCTATTTGTCCTAAAGGATACCGCTCCGCATATTACTCGTTACTTGTTACTTGTTACTCCCTAACTTCATTTCCAATTTAATTACACCCACCTACTTAGCTAGATAACTATTCCTTGACCATGGGAATATTAACGGTAAAAGTCGTACCTACTTCTAGCTCACTGACTACGAAAATAGTGCCTTGATGAAATTCGACATATTCTTTGGCGATCGCTAAACCCAAACCCGATCCCTGATAACCTTGTGAGTTACTGGCACGATAAAAAGAATTAAATAGTTTAGGTAGATCTTCGGGGGGAATGCCAATACCGCGATCGCGAATCGTAAATATTAATTCTGAAGCCTGAGAGTGAATTTCAAAATCTATAGTGCTATCTTTGGGCGAGTATTTACAGGCATTGGCGAGTAAGTTAGTCAGAACATGATTAAGTAGTTTACTGTCTAAATTGAATTCTGCTGATTCTGCTTGATAAATAAAGTTGATTGTTTGCCTGTTGTCAAATGCTGTTTGAACTTCATTAATTACGTGGCGACAAAACGTTTCTAACTCTAGTGGCGCAGGATTAAATTCCAACTTGTTCATGTCTTTTTGACTAATCACCAAGACATCATTTAAGAGATTGGTCATTTTGGTGACGTTGCGCCGTAATTGTTGCAAAACTTCTGTCTTTTTAACTGGGGTTAATTTATCTCCATAAGCCTCTAAAATTTGTGCCATGCCTGAAATACTATTTAGAGGATTACGAAACTCATGAGATACCGTAGAAATGAAGCGAGATTTGATTTTATTTAACTCTTTTTCGTGAGCTAAAGACTGATTTAACTTTTCTTGTGTGGCTTTAAGCTGAAGAGAATAAGAACGCGATCGCAATAGTACGCGAATTTTAGTTCGGAGTTCAATTTTTTCCACTGGTAGATAAACAATATCATCGACTAATGGTTCTAAATGATCTGTAGACAAACCAACATCATGCAGGGTAGTCATAAAAACGAACGGTAGGAACAAAGGAATCACTGCCTCCCTTTTCGCCAGCATTTTTTCGCGTAAATAATGAATAGCCGTATAATCAATAAAACAGAGATCGAAATCCTCGGTTAACATTTGCTCACCAGCTACAACAAAGTCCGAATCAACTCCAGGAGCAAGTACTTGATAGTATTTCTCCAAGGCTTGAGATAACAATTGTCGATTCTGCTGATGTTCGACTAGTAAGAGAATACGTTTCCTTGTTCCTTGTTCACTGTTCATTGTTCACTGACTTAGGTACACCGCTTAATATTCCTCGCAAATGAGACAAGGGTTCACCTACCTT carries:
- a CDS encoding hybrid sensor histidine kinase/response regulator, with amino-acid sequence MNSEQGTRKRILLLVEHQQNRQLLSQALEKYYQVLAPGVDSDFVVAGEQMLTEDFDLCFIDYTAIHYLREKMLAKREAVIPLFLPFVFMTTLHDVGLSTDHLEPLVDDIVYLPVEKIELRTKIRVLLRSRSYSLQLKATQEKLNQSLAHEKELNKIKSRFISTVSHEFRNPLNSISGMAQILEAYGDKLTPVKKTEVLQQLRRNVTKMTNLLNDVLVISQKDMNKLEFNPAPLELETFCRHVINEVQTAFDNRQTINFIYQAESAEFNLDSKLLNHVLTNLLANACKYSPKDSTIDFEIHSQASELIFTIRDRGIGIPPEDLPKLFNSFYRASNSQGYQGSGLGLAIAKEYVEFHQGTIFVVSELEVGTTFTVNIPMVKE